A region from the Rhodamnia argentea isolate NSW1041297 chromosome 7, ASM2092103v1, whole genome shotgun sequence genome encodes:
- the LOC115742522 gene encoding transcription factor bHLH62-like isoform X1, whose amino-acid sequence MDNEFVMPWQSLSSGMAAQPADLNCASKQSPDCFFIPNWDDSSTDQGGRFESALSSIVSSPPAPCSYISNQSVLIRELIGKLGSIGNSGEASPHSLALSGNAAATVMPYIGGSNGTNTSCYSTPLNSPPKVNFTTVDRVVKERFSSVAGFTADPGFAERAARFSCFGSRSFNGRTSQFSPNSGELPYKPNPLMESRKFQRVSSSPSLKALGSQAAATVQQNVNSGLSDRMELTNSNEESSVSEQIPRGENGLKASNEANSRKRKAAAKGKAKESAPSTPVANAMKVPESNDNPSPKRCKPNEGDENGNGTAKGEDDAKGNSTKNDAKPPEPPKDYIHVRARRGQATDSHSLAERVRREKISERMKLLQDLVPGCNKVTGKALMLDEIINYVQSLQRQVEFLSMKLSSVNTPLDFNADALMSKDMFQPNNSVPCPMFPLDSSATAFHGHNRPQSQPLPPPLQGHGPSGTATQVDQLNLGPCHNVESHLPHLNDLQYQNFCGDDLHSIVQMGFGQNSNQETAFQHQAFHG is encoded by the exons ATGGACAATGAGTTCGTCATGCCGTGGCAATCGCTCTCCTCGGGAATGGCGGCTCAGCCCGCCGACCTGAATTGCGCTTCCAAGCAATCCCCCGATTGCTTCTTCATTCCGAATTGGGACGATTCTTCGACAGATCAGGGTGGTCGCTTCGAGTCCGCGCTGAGCTCCATAGTGTCCTCCCCTCCGGCCCCCTGTTCCTACATTTCCAATCAGAGTGTCCTGATCAGGGAGCTGATTGGAAAGCTCGGCAGCATCGGGAACTCCGGCGAGGCGTCGCCGCATTCCCTGGCCTTGTCGGGGAATGCCGCCGCCACCGTGATGCCTTACATTGGCGGAAGCAATGGTACTAACACGTCGTGTTATAGCACCCCTTTGAATTCGCCCCCGAAGGTGAATTTCACGACGGTGGATCGCGTGGTCAAGGAGAGATTCTCCAGTGTGGCGGGGTTCACTGCTGATCCTGGATTTGCAGAGAGGGCTGCGAGGTTCTCGTGCTTCGGGAGCCGGAGCTTCAATGGCCGGACGAGCCAATTTTCCCCGAACAGTGGCGAGCTGCCTTATAAGCCCAACCCGCTGATGGAGAGCAGGAAATTCCAGCGTGTCTCGAGTAGCCCATCACTGAAGGCGTTGGGATCTCAGGCAGCGGCCACCGTTCAGCAGAATGTGAATTCGGGACTGTCCGATCGGATGGAACTGACGAATTCTAACGAGGAGTCCTCGGTGTCCGAGCAAATCCCGCGCGGCGAAAATGGATTGAAGGCCTCGAACGAGGCGAATTCCAGGAAAAGGAAGGCGGCTGCTAAGGGAAAAGCGAAAGAATCCGCTCCATCCACACCTGTTGCCAATGCCATGAAG GTACCCGAGTCTAATGACAACCCGAGTCCGAAGCGATGCAAGCCGAACGAAGGCGATGAAAATGGAAATGGAACTGCCAAAGGGGAAGATGATGCCAAAGGAAATAGTACTAAGAACGATGCAAAGCCACCTGAGCCTCCAAAAGACTACATTCATGTCAGAGCAAGAAGGGGACAGGCAACCGATAGTCATAGTCTAGCCGAAAGA GTGCGAAGAGAGAAGATCAGTGAGCGAATGAAGCTCCTCCAGGACCTTGTGCCCGGCTGCAATAAG GTCACTGGAAAGGCACTGATGCTAGATGAAATCATCAACTATGTTCAGTCATTGCAGCGTCAAGTTGAG TTCCTTTCCATGAAGTTGTCCTCTGTCAATACCCCTCTGGATTTTAATGCAGATGCACTCATGTCGAAGGAT atGTTTCAGCCCAACAACTCTGTACCGTGTCCTATGTTTCCATTAGATTCCTCAGCGACCGCCTTTCACGGCCACAATCGACCTCAGAGTCAGCCACTGCCGCCACCGCTGCAAGGACACGGCCCTAGTGGCACAGCGACCCAAGTAGACCAATTGAATCTGGGACCATGTCACAACGTTGAGTCACATTTACCTCATCTGAATGATCTTCAG TATCAGAATTTCTGTGGAGATGACCTGCACAGCATTGTCCAAATGGGttttggtcaaaattcaaatcaagaaaCAGCATTCCAGCATCAAGCTTTCCATGGTTGA
- the LOC115742522 gene encoding transcription factor bHLH62-like isoform X2 — MDNEFVMPWQSLSSGMAAQPADLNCASKQSPDCFFIPNWDDSSTDQGGRFESALSSIVSSPPAPCSYISNQSVLIRELIGKLGSIGNSGEASPHSLALSGNAAATVMPYIGGSNGTNTSCYSTPLNSPPKVNFTTVDRVVKERFSSVAGFTADPGFAERAARFSCFGSRSFNGRTSQFSPNSGELPYKPNPLMESRKFQRVSSSPSLKALGSQAAATVQQNVNSGLSDRMELTNSNEESSVSEQIPRGENGLKASNEANSRKRKAAAKGKAKESAPSTPVANAQVPESNDNPSPKRCKPNEGDENGNGTAKGEDDAKGNSTKNDAKPPEPPKDYIHVRARRGQATDSHSLAERVRREKISERMKLLQDLVPGCNKVTGKALMLDEIINYVQSLQRQVEFLSMKLSSVNTPLDFNADALMSKDMFQPNNSVPCPMFPLDSSATAFHGHNRPQSQPLPPPLQGHGPSGTATQVDQLNLGPCHNVESHLPHLNDLQYQNFCGDDLHSIVQMGFGQNSNQETAFQHQAFHG, encoded by the exons ATGGACAATGAGTTCGTCATGCCGTGGCAATCGCTCTCCTCGGGAATGGCGGCTCAGCCCGCCGACCTGAATTGCGCTTCCAAGCAATCCCCCGATTGCTTCTTCATTCCGAATTGGGACGATTCTTCGACAGATCAGGGTGGTCGCTTCGAGTCCGCGCTGAGCTCCATAGTGTCCTCCCCTCCGGCCCCCTGTTCCTACATTTCCAATCAGAGTGTCCTGATCAGGGAGCTGATTGGAAAGCTCGGCAGCATCGGGAACTCCGGCGAGGCGTCGCCGCATTCCCTGGCCTTGTCGGGGAATGCCGCCGCCACCGTGATGCCTTACATTGGCGGAAGCAATGGTACTAACACGTCGTGTTATAGCACCCCTTTGAATTCGCCCCCGAAGGTGAATTTCACGACGGTGGATCGCGTGGTCAAGGAGAGATTCTCCAGTGTGGCGGGGTTCACTGCTGATCCTGGATTTGCAGAGAGGGCTGCGAGGTTCTCGTGCTTCGGGAGCCGGAGCTTCAATGGCCGGACGAGCCAATTTTCCCCGAACAGTGGCGAGCTGCCTTATAAGCCCAACCCGCTGATGGAGAGCAGGAAATTCCAGCGTGTCTCGAGTAGCCCATCACTGAAGGCGTTGGGATCTCAGGCAGCGGCCACCGTTCAGCAGAATGTGAATTCGGGACTGTCCGATCGGATGGAACTGACGAATTCTAACGAGGAGTCCTCGGTGTCCGAGCAAATCCCGCGCGGCGAAAATGGATTGAAGGCCTCGAACGAGGCGAATTCCAGGAAAAGGAAGGCGGCTGCTAAGGGAAAAGCGAAAGAATCCGCTCCATCCACACCTGTTGCCAATGC tcagGTACCCGAGTCTAATGACAACCCGAGTCCGAAGCGATGCAAGCCGAACGAAGGCGATGAAAATGGAAATGGAACTGCCAAAGGGGAAGATGATGCCAAAGGAAATAGTACTAAGAACGATGCAAAGCCACCTGAGCCTCCAAAAGACTACATTCATGTCAGAGCAAGAAGGGGACAGGCAACCGATAGTCATAGTCTAGCCGAAAGA GTGCGAAGAGAGAAGATCAGTGAGCGAATGAAGCTCCTCCAGGACCTTGTGCCCGGCTGCAATAAG GTCACTGGAAAGGCACTGATGCTAGATGAAATCATCAACTATGTTCAGTCATTGCAGCGTCAAGTTGAG TTCCTTTCCATGAAGTTGTCCTCTGTCAATACCCCTCTGGATTTTAATGCAGATGCACTCATGTCGAAGGAT atGTTTCAGCCCAACAACTCTGTACCGTGTCCTATGTTTCCATTAGATTCCTCAGCGACCGCCTTTCACGGCCACAATCGACCTCAGAGTCAGCCACTGCCGCCACCGCTGCAAGGACACGGCCCTAGTGGCACAGCGACCCAAGTAGACCAATTGAATCTGGGACCATGTCACAACGTTGAGTCACATTTACCTCATCTGAATGATCTTCAG TATCAGAATTTCTGTGGAGATGACCTGCACAGCATTGTCCAAATGGGttttggtcaaaattcaaatcaagaaaCAGCATTCCAGCATCAAGCTTTCCATGGTTGA